AGTGGTCGATTATATTCCCCGCAATTTGTCTAAGGATATCGAGGTTAAGGAGCTAGAAGAATTGAATAGTTTGATTGTTTCTGGCGCCTATCCTCAGGTGGAACAATTGGCCAGTTTTCTGGAAAGTATTGACAAGCCCGTTCCGGTAGTAATTATTGAGGTGATTATAGTGGATTATCAACGCAATTTCAATGTAAGTACCGGTATAGAAGCAGGGGTAGGCGAACAGCCCGCCGCTAGTTCCGGAGGAGGTGTTTATCCTGGTATAGATTACAGTCTCAATTCTCAATCATTGAATGAGATAATTCGAAGCTTTAATGGTTTTGGCACCTTGAATTTAGGTCCGGTAACTCCCAATTTCTATATGAATCTAAAGCTGTTGGAGACTAATGGCTTACTAAATGTTAGGAGCACTCCCAAGCTTTCGACTTTAAATGGACATGAGGCTACCTTGAGTATAGGAAACACAGAGTATTATGTGGTGGAGCAGGTGAATATTCAGGGAGTTCAAAATCCTATTCCCACCACAACCCGAAATTATCAATCGGTAGAAGCAAACTTTACCCTTACAGTGAAGCCCATGGTGAGTTCTAAGGATCAAGTAACCTTGGATATAGAAGTAGAGCAAAGTGATTTCACCGCTCGAATTTCGCCGGAAGCTCCTCCAGGAAATGTGAGTCGCAAGTTCTCCTCTATGATCAGAGTTAAGAATAATGAAATTGTTCTGTTAGGCGGTTTAGAGGAAAAAAGTGCAAATGATACCGGCTCCGGTTTACCATTGCTGAGCAGAATTCCTGTATTGAAATGGCTCTTTAGTAGCCGGACTCGTAGTGATAGTAAGTCTAAACTGAATGTCTTTATAAAACCAGTAATTATCTATTGAAAATCCTGGATAACATACTGAATGGCTTTCAGGTTCCTGGCCATTTCATGGCCTTGGAGATTCATTATCGGGATTCCGGAATGGAAATCCGTGCTTGTGAATTGCGATATCATAAAGGGCTCTTGAGCCTGAAGGACCAAAAAGTATATTCCGATTTTGAAAGCTTAAAGCAAAGCAGAGCTTTGCCCTGTATTGCTTATTTGAGTGGGAGAAAGGTCTTGACCAAAAATGTGAAATTGGACTCTCCGGAAACTGTGGAAGCGGCTGAATTATTAAAACAGGCCTTTCCAGCGGTAAATTCTAAGTCTGTCCACTTTCAGGTTGATCAGATTAATTCCATGGCACATGTTTCTGTGATTAGGAAAGAAGTGCTGGATGAGTTCTTTCAGAATTGGCCCGCAAGCCATCCCTTGATTGATTTGCAGATTGGCCCTTATTTTTTACTTGAGCCTCTGGCTGAATTACTGCAGGAGCCTACGCATATTGGTGGATATGAGCTTGATCCCGCAGCTCTTGAAATGGTTCCTGCTACAGAGCAGTCCGGTATTATGCACTTATTAGGGGAAGAAGTAGAATCTGCGGTGAGTGGAGCTTTTGCCTATGCATTGCTATTTTGTAGTAATGCAGTGCTTCCTTCTGTCCTGAATGAAGTAGTCTACAATCGTGGTCAGTGGAAATTCAGCAAGTGGAATCAGGCTTTAATTAAATATGGCTTGGGCTCTGTTTTGGTGCTGCTTCTGTTTAGTTTTTTAGGCTTTAGCTATTATAATAATCTTAATAATAAAGTGGCTTTCAAGGCTCAAGACTATCAATGGCAGCTAGAAAGCTTAGAGAAACTAGAGGCTGCTTTAAGTACCAAACGCAATTTCATCGCTAATAATCAAAGCGATTATTTATCTACGGCCCAAGCCTTGGATCAATTAGCGGAACGACTTCCAAAAGAGGTGAAGTTTAAAAGGCTGCAATCGCATCCGGTTGAACGAATAAAGGAAAAAGAGGGGAAGGTTTTTTATGAGCGAAATATGGTTCGCATTCACGGTGAAGCAAAGAGCTACCGGAGCTTTCAGGATTGGTTATCAAAAATTAAGGCATTAGAATGGGTGGCTGAATTGGAGATTTTGGGATATCAAGAATTGTCGACAGGACATGAAGCAGAGTTTATACTGAAACTTGAAATTGATCCTTCATGAAGACGCCACAGTACCGTTTTTACATGCTTGTAGCGGGCTTTCTAATCCTGCTAATAGCTTCATGGAATTTGTCGATAAGTAAGGCCTTTTCAGAAAGAAGCTCGTATAAAAATTATGAGGATCAAAAAGAAGGGATTGCAAGGGTAGAAGAGCGAATGATGCAGTTACGGCAACAAGAGGCTATGCTGAGTCAAGAGTTGGGTGGCAGTGCTGGAGTTGAGCAGGGCTTTGAAGAAGCCTTATTGCAAGTGGTCGGCTCCTTTGCGGCAGATCATCGATTGCAGTTAACGGAGTTTTCAGAATTGATGATAGCTCAGGATCAAAACTTTAAAATTGAAACCCTGCGCTTAAGTTTAAAAGGAGCTTATAAGGATCATCTCCGATTGCTAAACCATTTGGAAAGTGATTTTAAACTGGGAACGGTGGCCTCAGTGGACTTTGAATTACGAAAGAATTACAATAATCAGAAGGAAGAATTGTATCAAACAATTTTTGTCCAAAACCTCTATGAAGATGATGAGAGTACTAAGTAGCTTGGTTTTCATCTGCCTGTTTCTGGTGGCTTGTACTGAATTCCAGGAACCTCAGCTTGATGATGAGAAAATTGAGATTTTTATCCCAAGGGATAGCCTTGTTACGGAGTTGTCTTCTCAATTGTTTTACTGGTATGAAGTAGACGGCGCTTTGGATTATGAGTTTCAAATTGCGCAACCAAACTTTGAACAAATAAATCGCTTGGTAGTGGATACTATCGTTACTGAAACTAAAGTGCGATTTACCCTTGCTCCGGGGGCTTATGAATGGAGGGTTAGAGCTTTTAATAATTCGAGCGCAACTGCCTATACTCTATATCGATTGTATGTGGATAGTACCCTGGACTTAAGCAGTCAGGAGGTTCTCTTACTTAGTCCTGCTGATAAGGATACTACAAATAAGAAGAATCAGATCCTGAAATGGCAATCCCTCTATAATGCTGAATATTATACGATTGATTTAGCTGCGGGGAATAGCTTTGGAACCATTCTTAATTCATGGTCACCAGTAGAGCCGAGTCAAAACATAAACTTGGATGAAGAAGGTAATTACTTGTGGAGAGTTCGAGCCTTAAATACCACCAGTTTAAGTCCCTATAGCGAAAGGAGCTTTTTTCTGGATACCACTGCCCCTGCTAAGCCTCAACTTATTAGTCCGTCAAATGGGCAAAGTTTAAGCAATGCATCAGTTAACTTCCAGTGGCTGCATTATCGAATGGGGGGAGCTTCTATCCGGGATAGTATACAGTTGGCAACCGACAGTTTGTTTTTATTGATTTATGCTGATGCTGAGGTAAGGGGCACAAGCTTGGTGGTGGATACCCTTTCCAGTGGTCAATATTTCTGGCGACTTAAGTCGATTGATAAGGCAGGAAATAGGAGTCCGTTTAGTTCAGTTCGTAGTTTTCAAATTCCATGAATTTAAATAACAAAAAAACGCTGTTTCTTCTCGTTCCTGCGGTTTTAGTTATTTGGGGACTAGTGGCCTATCGATTGGTGGATGCCTTGGGGGAACCGGACTTTGAGATTCCGAATTCGGGACAAAAAGTAATAACTCAGGAGAGGGATACCGATACAAACGTGTACGTTTTAAACCTTGAATATCCTGATCCATTTAGGCCTGATAAATCAAGTTCATCTGAAAAGGCAAAACCTGTATCGAAAAGCCCCCAAGAAACAAAAACAACGAAAGTTACTTTTAAGCCAATTGAGCTTCATTGGCCTCGAGTGCAGTATCGCGGGCTTATCGTAAAGAAAGGGCAATCTCTATGTTTAGTCGAAATAGATGGACAGATTTATTTTATGTCATTAGGTGACAGGGAACGTGGCTTAGAATTGATCGATGCAAAAAGCGATTCCATTCAATTTAAATTCCACAGAGAAAAGAAATATTTTAAAAAGTAAATGCTGAAAGCCGGCTCATTAACCTATGCACTATTCTTGGCTATCATTGTGGCACTTATATGCACCATGATGATAGGTTTGGTGCATTTGAATCGCCTGGCATTTATACGTTCAGATATTTCGTTTCGTATGGAAGATGCCTTGCAATCCGGAATCGCCAGGGCAATGACCAGGGAGATAGATTATCAAGAGAAGATTGATCAAACTGATTTTGACGCAATAGCATTTAATAAACATCGGCATTGGGGAGCCTTTGAATTAGTCAGCTCAAGGGTTATCGCTTCCGA
The Croceimicrobium hydrocarbonivorans genome window above contains:
- a CDS encoding fibronectin type III domain-containing protein gives rise to the protein MMRVLSSLVFICLFLVACTEFQEPQLDDEKIEIFIPRDSLVTELSSQLFYWYEVDGALDYEFQIAQPNFEQINRLVVDTIVTETKVRFTLAPGAYEWRVRAFNNSSATAYTLYRLYVDSTLDLSSQEVLLLSPADKDTTNKKNQILKWQSLYNAEYYTIDLAAGNSFGTILNSWSPVEPSQNINLDEEGNYLWRVRALNTTSLSPYSERSFFLDTTAPAKPQLISPSNGQSLSNASVNFQWLHYRMGGASIRDSIQLATDSLFLLIYADAEVRGTSLVVDTLSSGQYFWRLKSIDKAGNRSPFSSVRSFQIP